From Parasteatoda tepidariorum isolate YZ-2023 chromosome 1, CAS_Ptep_4.0, whole genome shotgun sequence, one genomic window encodes:
- the LOC107446701 gene encoding uncharacterized protein produces MSVKLKKRLTYGTILLFNLFTGLGYAIIFPTIWNYIHKRLKGESDMLGIIIAAYSLSSFFANPLIGWWNDKSLNTKMILLVTILAEMIGSLLYFVGMHTWVLIIGRLISGVGAGGGAAVLADITRTTSEDERTPVLSVVIASRQLGLIFGPAFNIFLSKIDFSLFSLPVDEYSSPGLFMAFLWLCLEIIVLFCYTNLTTLKDNEEVEKLFENYNSGVTGSIPYAELDNQSTLEVAFTSSYPPYSGTVTPNQEGLAPPTISLSASQPNLHIEWLEDSDVFPPLRREEIESIHCQAIVPDSEIIAEKQNKLRVKRLKNLERQESVSDTMIESAERLILSSSGSYRKIVGENVEVSSESTTPKRSSSPRSTPYSSAPVSLPDETSHLLGHVRKDYFRDEIIVLLGLAFISCFAQTVLETVVTPLAQKYYNFTEMDNSYIYLVAGIEVILVYAVIKYASKQVSDRSFIIFGLFTLIVAMILPIIYVPSAVPGDNSTLYYFITTIVVDLIGIAIIVVCSASLLSKITDENSQALFQGFRRSMCSLGCIVGPIWGGAYLLHVYALFSIPLAVIVFITVLFVLSYKKFNIERL; encoded by the exons ATGAGTGTCAAATTAAAGAAGAGGCTAACCTACGgcacaatattattattcaatttatttactgGTCTAGGATATG CTATAATTTTCCCTACAATATGGAATTATATTCACAAGCGTTTAAAAGGAGAATCAGATATGCTTGGCATCATAATTGCAGCATACAGTCTATCTTCATTTTTTGCCAACCCTTTAATTGGATGGTGGAACgacaaaagtttaaatacaaaaatgatctTGCTTGTAACCATTCTGGCAGAAATGATTGGTAGTTTGCTATACTTTGTCGGCATGCACACGTGGGTGTTGATAATTGGCAGATTGAtttcag gTGTTGGAGCTGGTGGTGGGGCTGCTGTTTTAGCAGATATTACACGCACTACATCTGAAGATGAAAGAACTCCTGTTCTCTCTGTTGTTATTGCATCACGTCAACTTGGACTAATTTTTGGGccagcttttaatatttttctttctaaaattgattttagtttattttcccTGCCAGTGGATGAATATTCATCTCCAGGA ctttttatgGCCTTTTTATGGTTATGCTTggaaattattgttcttttttgttataCCAATCTCACCACATTAAAGGATAATGAAGAAGTAgagaaattgtttgaaaactaTAACTCTGGCGTAACTGGTAGCATTCCCTATGCAGAGTTAGATAACCAGTCCACATTAGAAGTTGCCTTCACTTCTTCTTACCCCCCTTATTCAGGTACTGTCACTCCCAATCAGGAGGGTCTAGCACCACCCACTATTTCCCTCAGTGCCTCACAACCAAACCTTCACATCGAATGGTTAGAAGATAGTGATGTTTTCCCTCCATTGAGAAGGGAAGAGATTGAGTCGATTCATTGTCAAGCTATAGTGCCTGATTCTGAAATCATTGCCgaaaaacagaacaaattgAGAGTGAAGAGACTTAAAAATCTTGAACGTCAAGAAAGTGTTTCTGACACTATGATTGAATCTGCTGAAAGACTGATTTTAAGTTCATCTGGTTCATATAGAAAAATAGTCGGGGAAAATGTTGAGGTGAGCTCTGAATCAACAACTCCAAAAAGGTCTAGTAGTCCTCGTAGCACACCATACTCTTCTGCACCTGTGTCTCTGCCAGATGAAACCTCACATTTACTTGGGCACGTAAGAAAGG aTTACTTCAGAGATGAAATTATTGTCTTACTTggattagcttttatttcttgttttgcaCAAACTGTATTAGAA acaGTTGTTACACCACTTgctcaaaaatattacaattttactgAAATGGACAACAGCTACATTTACTTGGTTGCTGGTATTGAA GTTATTTTGGTATATGCTGTTATTAAATATGCAAGCAAGCAAGTTTCTGATagatcttttattatatttgggTTATTTACCTTGATTGTTGCCATGATCCTTCCCATTATTTATGTTCCTTCTGCTGTGCCTG ggGATAATTCTACTCTATATTACTTTATTACGACAATTGTTGTTGATCTAATTGGAATTGCAATAATTGTTGTATGTTCAGCATCTTTATTGTCCAAAATTACTGATGAAAACAGCCAAG CTTTATTTCAAGGATTTCGACGAAGTATGTGTAGTCTTGGCTGTATTGTGGGCCCTATTTGGGGTGGAGCCTACTTACTGCATGTATATGCACTGTTTTCTATTCCTTTAGCTGTCATCGTCTTTATTACC